One Echeneis naucrates chromosome 1, fEcheNa1.1, whole genome shotgun sequence DNA segment encodes these proteins:
- the LOC115047124 gene encoding ubinuclein-2-like isoform X3, which produces MAEPRKVQFVTLSAFAAGTAAESRKRRLEDEADFSFGRAGEIEAATGAGGAASNGRLGKTGDRDKAGAERRATVRLNLPLSEPDDRSSAEFNYGELIQNLQVKNKPPSLTSACNPSDPFDDEEKDRLQVEALAKKFENKYGNTGKKKRKDRMQDLIDIGFGYDETDPFIDNSEAYDELVPASLTTKLGGFYINTGTLQFRAASDSEGEEDKPVDDKEQMLKKRKKKEVNNLEEKSQKKNRVPKQGVTALSLHRPEKKKRKKLMKDSLYLAAMLRRFTREKEEMRKRNPNMPHLGLAGGVANEPNPANSTNHLLASNSTHPQGNAASNDVSLADLTSDAAVMSLLGSANEKELQDLLGDLDFGLLDSDQQHAMATARENGILGVGVPTYKAAAGGGGGSQGRGLGSSSGLFSPPPLPDGLPAPLIKRIEDLRAASRQFDQEGRKKFFTLDMNNILLDIELQVQEQPPEVRSHIYSHMEAFVPCNKEALLKRMKKLSLNIQDDRLRTPLLKLKLAVCSVMPEQIARYNMDCMAKVAKQQSEEGDKNGSEEEDEEKPGKRVMGPRKKFVWDDKLRNLLCSLVRVKLSCYDMENQCSLSVEDYLKAFLENEVKPLWPKGWMQTRILFKESLAVHSHLTGNLVKRRMVPGPKAKTKDGPWIHKPPLSMTSPPSLAISTSAVTANRRPPSSSSPSEPICLSDSLDEDLTAPSLDSISHALALLSNASKGLGPSDSPLSPPPLQIPTSSPPPVTPHYPSASQLSVSVTSTTQHHSLSKVETVPLATASARNLPTTITTLPTSSSTSSSSSPAASSIVRVQAAGLSPASRSANGPYGPIKGSGTVGQTQTQRHVTMASPNHRPSPVVGGVGKLHPHPSPSPPKQRPPPTASPLLPPHQKGFVSPAGMMGNMVAPQGMVKSSAKASGISSNGSIVSSSVTPSSSPSLQSRSNSTSHPSLQSFCPPSPVASSPSPTSHTSHSHPSQGKSQTHHHHHHQANFITPMQATLTKSSHSNNSSPIIKLTPRPPAPTPPPSSSPSPSSSPSHSLAHQMIPSQQQQHQYSPKTPKTFRPPFSVSGSGQVKQTQASFTGGQKPQTTTSNSSINNSNNKVVSAVSSHPDKTPPSSSPSVSANHGQRQRVVGGSNQGSKAGNGWAASGTLATSSTTSHLSQVSTAGTPLLGSPSTLPLGFGMLGGLVPVSLPFQFPHLLNFSPPGAPGAAGMGSAPSSNSGYPLAQSDLIDLYKSLQSGSQAALPPHLQLAFSDTNQSQGGDMKRKSH; this is translated from the exons ATGGCCGAACCGAGAAAAGTGCAATTTGTCACCCTGTCGGCCTTCGCAGCTGGAACAGCCGCCGAGTCCAGGAAACGCCGGCTGGAGGACGAGGCCGACTTCAGCTTCGGCAGAGCCGGGGAGATCGAGGCAGCGACCGGGGCAGGAGGAGCTGCCAGCAACGGTCGTCTCGGTAAAACCGGCGACAGGGACAAGGCAGGAGCCGAGCGGAGGGCTACGGTGCGGCTCAACCTGCCTCTGTCCGAGCCCGACGACCGCTCCTCCGCCGAGTTTAATTACGGCGAACTCATCCAGAACCTCCAG GTCAAAAATAAACCTCCAAGTCTAACTTCAGCCTGCAATCCCAGCGACCCCTTTGATGATGAGGAGAAAGATCGGCTCCAGGTTGAGGCGCTGgcaaaaaagtttgaaaataaatat GGTAATacagggaagaagaagaggaaagacagaatGCAAGATTTAATCGATATTGGCTTTGGGTATGACGAGACAGACCCCTTTATTGACAACTCGGAAGCT tatGATGAACTGGTGCCTGCCTCTCTAACCACAAAGCTGGGGGGATTTTACATCAACACAGGGACACTGCAGTTCAGAGCGGCTTCTGActcagagggagaggaggacaaG CCAGTTGATGACAAGGAACAGAtgctgaagaaaaggaaaaagaaggaagtgAACAATCTTGAAGAAAAGAGCCAGAAGAAGAACAGAGTACCTAAACAAGG AGTGACAGCTCTCAGCCTCCATCggccagagaagaagaagagaaagaagctgATGAAAGACTCGCTTTACCTGGCAGCCATGCTCCGTCGCTTCACTCgggagaaggaggaaatgaggaaaagaaaCCCCAACATGCCTCACCTAGGCCTGGCAGGAGGTGTGGCTAATGAGCCCAACCCTGCCAACTCTACAAACCACCTGTTAGCCTCTAACTCCACCCACCCGCAGGGCAATGCAGCAAGCAATGATGTCTCGCTGGCGGACCTCACCTCAgatgctgctgtgatgtcactacTGGGCTCTGCCAATgagaaggagctgcaggatCTCCTTGGCGACCTGGACTTTGGCTTGCTAGATAGTGACCAACAGCATGCAATGGCGACTGCCAGAGAGAACGGCATCCTTGGAGTTGGTGTTCCGACGTAtaaagcagcagctggaggaggaggagggagccaAGGGCGAGGCCTGGGTTCTTCCAGTGGACTGTTTTCTCCACCCCCGCTGCCTGATGGACTGCCTGCTCCTCTTATTAAACGCATCGAAGACCTGCGGGCG GCCTCGCGGCAGTTTGATCAGGAGGGCAGGAAGAAATTTTTCACCCTGGACATGAATAACATTCTCCTGGA tATTGAGCTGCAGGTCCAGGAGCAGCCTCCTGAGGTGCGCTCACACATCTACTCACACATGGAGGCATTTGTGCCGTGCAACAAAGAGGCCCTGCTCAAACGCATGAAGAAGCTCAGCCTCAATATTCAG GATGACCGACTACGTACACCGctgttgaagctgaagctggcGGTGTGCAGTGTGATGCCTGAGCAGATTGCACGATATAACATGGACTGCATGGCCAAAGTTGCAAA gcagcagTCAGAGGAGGGCGACAAGAATggttcagaggaggaggatgaggagaagcCTGGAAAAAGGGTGATGGGGCCACGGAAAAAGTTTGTTTGGGATGACAAGCTCAG GAACCTGCTGTGCAGTTTGGTGCGAGTGAAGCTGAGCTGCTATGACATGGAGAACCAGTGCTCTCTGTCTGTGGAGGACTACCTCAAGGCCTTCTTAGAGAATGAGGTCAAACCACTATGGCCCAAGGGCTGGATGCAGaccag GATTCTGTTTAAGGAGAGTCTGGCTGTTCACAGTCACCTCACTGGAAACCT TGTCAAGAGGAGAATGGTACCTGGGCCCAAGGCCAAAACCAAG GACGGTCCATGGATCCACAAACCACCTCTTTCTATGACCTCTCCACCATCCCTGGCCATCTCTACATCTGCTGTGACGGCCAATCGCCgccccccttcctcttcctcaccctcaGAACCTATTTGTCTGTCAGATTCCCTTGATGAGGATCTAACTGCACCCTCTCTGGACTCCATCTCCCACGCTCTGGCCCTGCTCAGCAATGCGTCCAAGGGCCTTGGGCCCTCAGACAGTCCCTTGTCACCCCCGCCCCTCCAAATAcccacttcctctcctcctcctgtgactCCTCACTACCCGTCGGCCTCTcagctttctgtctctgtcacctCCACAACACAGCATCATTCCCTGTCTAAGGTGGAGACTGTTCCTCTAGCAACTGCATCTGCTAGGAACTTGCCAACAACGATAACAACACTACCAACCTCCTCGtctacctcctcttcctcgtctcCGGCTGCCTCCTCTATTGTTCGTGTGCAGGCAGCAGGCTTGTCACCGGCCTCCAGAAGTGCAAACGGCCCTTATGGCCCAATCAAAGGTTCTGGTACTGTGGGCCAAACTCAAACTCAGAGACATGTTACCATGGCATCTCCCAATCACAGGCCCAGCCCTGTGGTAGGCGGGGTTGGCAAGTTGCATCCACACCCTTCCCCATCGCCTCCAAAGCAACGACCTCCACCCACTGCTTcccctctgctgcccccccATCAGAAGGGCTTTGTTAGCCCAGCTGGGATGATGGGGAATATGGTAGCTCCTCAAGGAATGGTCAAGAGCAGTGCCAAAGCCAGCGGCATCAGCAGCAATGGCAGCATTGTGAGCAGCAGCGTCACACCTTCTTCCTCACCCTCCCTCCAGTCCAGATCTAACTCTACCTCCCACCCCAGTCTGCAGTCCTTCTGCCCTCCCTCCCCAGTGGCATCTTCACCATCACCCACCTCCCACACCTCACATTCACATCCCTCACAAGGTAAATCCcaaacacaccaccaccaccaccaccaggcCAACTTCATCACACCCATGCAGGCCACTCTCACCAAGTCGTCCCACAGTAACAACTCCTCCCCCATCATCAAGCTCACCCCTCGGCCTCCTGCACCCAcaccacctccctcctcctctccctccccctcatCCTCACCTTCACACTCGCTTGCCCATCAGATGATCCCCagccaacagcaacaacaccagTATTCCCCCAAAACCCCCAAAACCTTCAGGCCTCCCTTCAGTGTATCGGGCAGTGGGCAGGTGAAGCAGACACAGGCCAGCTTCACTGGAGGCCAGAAACCTCAGACCACCACAAGCAACAGTAGCATCAACAACTCCAACAATAAGGTGGTATCAGCTGTCAGCAGTCACCCAGACAAAACTCCCCCGTCTTCTTCACCTTCAGTCTCAGCCAATCATGGTCAGAGGCAGAGGGTGGTGGGTGGGTCCAACCAGGGTTCAAAGGCAGGAAACGGTTGGGCGGCTTCAGGAACTTTGGCCACGTCCTCCACAACATCACACCTCTCACAG GTATCAACAGCAGGCACTCCCCTCCTGGGCAGCCCCTCTACTCTGCCTCTGGGTTTTGGGATGTTGGGAGGCCTGGTACCCGTCTCACTACCCTTCCAGTTCCCCCACTTGCTCAATTTCAGCCCTCCTGGAGCCCCAGGGGCTGCTGGCATGGGCTCAGCCCCCAGCTCCAACTCAGGATACCCCCTAGCACAGAGCGACTTAATTG ATCTGTACAAGAGTCTCCAGTCAGGGTCGCAGGCTGCCCTACCTCCTCACTTGCAGCTTGCTTTCTCAG ATACGAACCAAAGTCAGGGCGGAGACATGAAGAGGAAGTCCCACTGA
- the LOC115047124 gene encoding ubinuclein-2-like isoform X4 yields MAEPRKVQFVTLSAFAAGTAAESRKRRLEDEADFSFGRAGEIEAATGAGGAASNGRLGKTGDRDKAGAERRATVRLNLPLSEPDDRSSAEFNYGELIQNLQVKNKPPSLTSACNPSDPFDDEEKDRLQVEALAKKFENKYGNTGKKKRKDRMQDLIDIGFGYDETDPFIDNSEAYDELVPASLTTKLGGFYINTGTLQFRAASDSEGEEDKKPVDDKEQMLKKRKKKEVNNLEEKSQKKNRVPKQGVTALSLHRPEKKKRKKLMKDSLYLAAMLRRFTREKEEMRKRNPNMPHLGLAGGVANEPNPANSTNHLLASNSTHPQGNAASNDVSLADLTSDAAVMSLLGSANEKELQDLLGDLDFGLLDSDQQHAMATARENGILGVGVPTYKAAAGGGGGSQGRGLGSSSGLFSPPPLPDGLPAPLIKRIEDLRAASRQFDQEGRKKFFTLDMNNILLDIELQVQEQPPEVRSHIYSHMEAFVPCNKEALLKRMKKLSLNIQDDRLRTPLLKLKLAVCSVMPEQIARYNMDCMAKVAKQQSEEGDKNGSEEEDEEKPGKRVMGPRKKFVWDDKLRNLLCSLVRVKLSCYDMENQCSLSVEDYLKAFLENEVKPLWPKGWMQTRILFKESLAVHSHLTGNLVKRRMVPGPKAKTKDGPWIHKPPLSMTSPPSLAISTSAVTANRRPPSSSSPSEPICLSDSLDEDLTAPSLDSISHALALLSNASKGLGPSDSPLSPPPLQIPTSSPPPVTPHYPSASQLSVSVTSTTQHHSLSKVETVPLATASARNLPTTITTLPTSSSTSSSSSPAASSIVRVQAAGLSPASRSANGPYGPIKGSGTVGQTQTQRHVTMASPNHRPSPVVGGVGKLHPHPSPSPPKQRPPPTASPLLPPHQKGFVSPAGMMGNMVAPQGMVKSSAKASGISSNGSIVSSSVTPSSSPSLQSRSNSTSHPSLQSFCPPSPVASSPSPTSHTSHSHPSQGKSQTHHHHHHQANFITPMQATLTKSSHSNNSSPIIKLTPRPPAPTPPPSSSPSPSSSPSHSLAHQMIPSQQQQHQYSPKTPKTFRPPFSVSGSGQVKQTQASFTGGQKPQTTTSNSSINNSNNKVVSAVSSHPDKTPPSSSPSVSANHGQRQRVVGGSNQGSKAGNGWAASGTLATSSTTSHLSQVSTAGTPLLGSPSTLPLGFGMLGGLVPVSLPFQFPHLLNFSPPGAPGAAGMGSAPSSNSGYPLAQSDLIDTNQSQGGDMKRKSH; encoded by the exons ATGGCCGAACCGAGAAAAGTGCAATTTGTCACCCTGTCGGCCTTCGCAGCTGGAACAGCCGCCGAGTCCAGGAAACGCCGGCTGGAGGACGAGGCCGACTTCAGCTTCGGCAGAGCCGGGGAGATCGAGGCAGCGACCGGGGCAGGAGGAGCTGCCAGCAACGGTCGTCTCGGTAAAACCGGCGACAGGGACAAGGCAGGAGCCGAGCGGAGGGCTACGGTGCGGCTCAACCTGCCTCTGTCCGAGCCCGACGACCGCTCCTCCGCCGAGTTTAATTACGGCGAACTCATCCAGAACCTCCAG GTCAAAAATAAACCTCCAAGTCTAACTTCAGCCTGCAATCCCAGCGACCCCTTTGATGATGAGGAGAAAGATCGGCTCCAGGTTGAGGCGCTGgcaaaaaagtttgaaaataaatat GGTAATacagggaagaagaagaggaaagacagaatGCAAGATTTAATCGATATTGGCTTTGGGTATGACGAGACAGACCCCTTTATTGACAACTCGGAAGCT tatGATGAACTGGTGCCTGCCTCTCTAACCACAAAGCTGGGGGGATTTTACATCAACACAGGGACACTGCAGTTCAGAGCGGCTTCTGActcagagggagaggaggacaaG AAGCCAGTTGATGACAAGGAACAGAtgctgaagaaaaggaaaaagaaggaagtgAACAATCTTGAAGAAAAGAGCCAGAAGAAGAACAGAGTACCTAAACAAGG AGTGACAGCTCTCAGCCTCCATCggccagagaagaagaagagaaagaagctgATGAAAGACTCGCTTTACCTGGCAGCCATGCTCCGTCGCTTCACTCgggagaaggaggaaatgaggaaaagaaaCCCCAACATGCCTCACCTAGGCCTGGCAGGAGGTGTGGCTAATGAGCCCAACCCTGCCAACTCTACAAACCACCTGTTAGCCTCTAACTCCACCCACCCGCAGGGCAATGCAGCAAGCAATGATGTCTCGCTGGCGGACCTCACCTCAgatgctgctgtgatgtcactacTGGGCTCTGCCAATgagaaggagctgcaggatCTCCTTGGCGACCTGGACTTTGGCTTGCTAGATAGTGACCAACAGCATGCAATGGCGACTGCCAGAGAGAACGGCATCCTTGGAGTTGGTGTTCCGACGTAtaaagcagcagctggaggaggaggagggagccaAGGGCGAGGCCTGGGTTCTTCCAGTGGACTGTTTTCTCCACCCCCGCTGCCTGATGGACTGCCTGCTCCTCTTATTAAACGCATCGAAGACCTGCGGGCG GCCTCGCGGCAGTTTGATCAGGAGGGCAGGAAGAAATTTTTCACCCTGGACATGAATAACATTCTCCTGGA tATTGAGCTGCAGGTCCAGGAGCAGCCTCCTGAGGTGCGCTCACACATCTACTCACACATGGAGGCATTTGTGCCGTGCAACAAAGAGGCCCTGCTCAAACGCATGAAGAAGCTCAGCCTCAATATTCAG GATGACCGACTACGTACACCGctgttgaagctgaagctggcGGTGTGCAGTGTGATGCCTGAGCAGATTGCACGATATAACATGGACTGCATGGCCAAAGTTGCAAA gcagcagTCAGAGGAGGGCGACAAGAATggttcagaggaggaggatgaggagaagcCTGGAAAAAGGGTGATGGGGCCACGGAAAAAGTTTGTTTGGGATGACAAGCTCAG GAACCTGCTGTGCAGTTTGGTGCGAGTGAAGCTGAGCTGCTATGACATGGAGAACCAGTGCTCTCTGTCTGTGGAGGACTACCTCAAGGCCTTCTTAGAGAATGAGGTCAAACCACTATGGCCCAAGGGCTGGATGCAGaccag GATTCTGTTTAAGGAGAGTCTGGCTGTTCACAGTCACCTCACTGGAAACCT TGTCAAGAGGAGAATGGTACCTGGGCCCAAGGCCAAAACCAAG GACGGTCCATGGATCCACAAACCACCTCTTTCTATGACCTCTCCACCATCCCTGGCCATCTCTACATCTGCTGTGACGGCCAATCGCCgccccccttcctcttcctcaccctcaGAACCTATTTGTCTGTCAGATTCCCTTGATGAGGATCTAACTGCACCCTCTCTGGACTCCATCTCCCACGCTCTGGCCCTGCTCAGCAATGCGTCCAAGGGCCTTGGGCCCTCAGACAGTCCCTTGTCACCCCCGCCCCTCCAAATAcccacttcctctcctcctcctgtgactCCTCACTACCCGTCGGCCTCTcagctttctgtctctgtcacctCCACAACACAGCATCATTCCCTGTCTAAGGTGGAGACTGTTCCTCTAGCAACTGCATCTGCTAGGAACTTGCCAACAACGATAACAACACTACCAACCTCCTCGtctacctcctcttcctcgtctcCGGCTGCCTCCTCTATTGTTCGTGTGCAGGCAGCAGGCTTGTCACCGGCCTCCAGAAGTGCAAACGGCCCTTATGGCCCAATCAAAGGTTCTGGTACTGTGGGCCAAACTCAAACTCAGAGACATGTTACCATGGCATCTCCCAATCACAGGCCCAGCCCTGTGGTAGGCGGGGTTGGCAAGTTGCATCCACACCCTTCCCCATCGCCTCCAAAGCAACGACCTCCACCCACTGCTTcccctctgctgcccccccATCAGAAGGGCTTTGTTAGCCCAGCTGGGATGATGGGGAATATGGTAGCTCCTCAAGGAATGGTCAAGAGCAGTGCCAAAGCCAGCGGCATCAGCAGCAATGGCAGCATTGTGAGCAGCAGCGTCACACCTTCTTCCTCACCCTCCCTCCAGTCCAGATCTAACTCTACCTCCCACCCCAGTCTGCAGTCCTTCTGCCCTCCCTCCCCAGTGGCATCTTCACCATCACCCACCTCCCACACCTCACATTCACATCCCTCACAAGGTAAATCCcaaacacaccaccaccaccaccaccaggcCAACTTCATCACACCCATGCAGGCCACTCTCACCAAGTCGTCCCACAGTAACAACTCCTCCCCCATCATCAAGCTCACCCCTCGGCCTCCTGCACCCAcaccacctccctcctcctctccctccccctcatCCTCACCTTCACACTCGCTTGCCCATCAGATGATCCCCagccaacagcaacaacaccagTATTCCCCCAAAACCCCCAAAACCTTCAGGCCTCCCTTCAGTGTATCGGGCAGTGGGCAGGTGAAGCAGACACAGGCCAGCTTCACTGGAGGCCAGAAACCTCAGACCACCACAAGCAACAGTAGCATCAACAACTCCAACAATAAGGTGGTATCAGCTGTCAGCAGTCACCCAGACAAAACTCCCCCGTCTTCTTCACCTTCAGTCTCAGCCAATCATGGTCAGAGGCAGAGGGTGGTGGGTGGGTCCAACCAGGGTTCAAAGGCAGGAAACGGTTGGGCGGCTTCAGGAACTTTGGCCACGTCCTCCACAACATCACACCTCTCACAG GTATCAACAGCAGGCACTCCCCTCCTGGGCAGCCCCTCTACTCTGCCTCTGGGTTTTGGGATGTTGGGAGGCCTGGTACCCGTCTCACTACCCTTCCAGTTCCCCCACTTGCTCAATTTCAGCCCTCCTGGAGCCCCAGGGGCTGCTGGCATGGGCTCAGCCCCCAGCTCCAACTCAGGATACCCCCTAGCACAGAGCGACTTAATTG ATACGAACCAAAGTCAGGGCGGAGACATGAAGAGGAAGTCCCACTGA